One Marinibacterium anthonyi genomic region harbors:
- a CDS encoding Transglycosylase SLT domain protein, which yields MQPWPWAVNVSGEGYWFDDEDAALAFAFRQHKNGVRNFDVGCFQINYRWHGDAFVSIEDMFDPEANALYAARFLAELHHEFGEWEGAAGAYHSRTKEFADRYKVRFRQVHNALEPPLVADLGSRQRSPASAGSLIGASLGGRRMPGSVVAMPDAHAAFIPFD from the coding sequence ATGCAGCCTTGGCCTTGGGCGGTGAATGTTTCAGGCGAAGGTTACTGGTTTGACGACGAAGACGCCGCGTTGGCCTTCGCTTTTCGCCAGCACAAGAACGGCGTGCGCAATTTCGATGTTGGCTGCTTCCAGATCAACTATCGCTGGCACGGTGATGCTTTCGTGTCGATCGAGGACATGTTCGACCCCGAGGCGAACGCGCTTTACGCCGCGCGGTTCCTGGCTGAGCTTCATCATGAATTCGGTGAATGGGAGGGTGCGGCCGGCGCATATCATTCGCGGACCAAGGAATTCGCCGACCGCTACAAAGTCCGATTCCGGCAGGTTCACAACGCGCTGGAGCCGCCCCTGGTCGCCGATCTCGGCAGTCGGCAACGCAGCCCCGCATCGGCGGGAAGCCTGATCGGGGCATCGTTGGGTGGCCGCCGCATGCCCGGATCGGTCGTTGCGATGCCCGATGCCCACGCCGCCTTTATTCCATTCGACTGA
- the flhA_2 gene encoding Flagellar biosynthesis protein FlhA produces the protein MPRLTLKSLFSPTVLLALALMTVIIMMILPMPAWMLDVGLAASFSLAILIFTVTLFIERPLDFSAFPTVLLASLMLRLSLNVSSTKLIIGQGHTGPDAAGGVIEGFAAFIMGGSVFLGLVVFGVLLIVNFMVITKGAARMAEVGARFALDGMPGKQLAIDSDMSAGAIDHAEAKRRREMEQRETTFFGSLDGASKFVKGDAIAGLLITLLNLVMGLAMGIIVHDMPIGAAFETYAILTVGDGLVTQIPAVIISIASALLLARGGNQGATDIALFAQLGKYPGALATVAVLMVIFALVPGLPFVPFISGGIILGLAARAISRRNAAEEEAQDAQASKAPAQSKPMGDILDLDDVHVEFAPDLVAMVLDPGIGLDARIANMRRHVASAFGIILPEIRLTDQPELDVGMYRVRIQGVEQATGALNPDMVLALLPDNPDALPPGHDVTEPVYGAPARWISPKNQDDAAMSGATIVTPPEILATHLLEVIKTNFGRLLTLKALRRILTEMTRLSDAGRSEANRKLIDELVPDKVPMDTLHAVLRLLVDEQVSIRNMPLILESIAEARLTVTQPEGICELVRQRLGFQLVAELRRSDGTIPLVQLAPEWEDTFSAHQVDTGAGGVDIALPPEQFSRLAGNLGARLNDVSARGITAALVTPVRRRRFLRTVMQAHGLHAPVLSFEEIGLEARPALVGVVAA, from the coding sequence ATGCCACGCTTGACCCTGAAATCTCTCTTCAGCCCGACCGTCCTTCTGGCGCTCGCGCTGATGACGGTGATTATCATGATGATCCTGCCGATGCCGGCGTGGATGCTGGACGTGGGCCTCGCGGCCTCGTTTTCGCTGGCCATCCTCATCTTCACGGTGACGCTTTTCATTGAAAGGCCGCTGGATTTCTCGGCCTTCCCGACCGTGCTTCTGGCCTCCCTGATGCTGCGCCTGTCGCTTAACGTGTCATCAACCAAGCTGATCATCGGTCAGGGCCACACCGGGCCGGACGCGGCCGGCGGCGTGATCGAGGGATTTGCCGCATTCATCATGGGCGGCAGCGTGTTTCTCGGGCTCGTGGTGTTCGGTGTGCTGCTGATCGTGAACTTCATGGTTATCACCAAGGGGGCGGCGCGCATGGCCGAGGTCGGCGCCCGCTTTGCTTTGGACGGGATGCCTGGCAAACAGTTGGCGATCGACAGCGACATGTCCGCCGGGGCTATCGACCATGCCGAAGCCAAGCGCCGCCGCGAGATGGAGCAGCGGGAAACCACGTTTTTCGGGTCATTGGATGGCGCATCGAAATTCGTGAAGGGCGACGCGATCGCCGGTCTGCTCATCACGCTGCTCAATCTTGTCATGGGGTTGGCGATGGGGATCATCGTCCACGACATGCCGATTGGCGCGGCCTTTGAAACCTACGCGATCCTGACTGTGGGCGATGGGCTGGTCACGCAGATCCCGGCCGTGATCATCTCGATCGCTTCCGCACTTCTGCTGGCCCGTGGCGGGAACCAGGGGGCGACCGATATCGCTCTTTTCGCGCAACTGGGGAAATACCCGGGCGCGTTGGCGACCGTTGCCGTTCTGATGGTGATCTTCGCGCTGGTTCCAGGTCTGCCATTTGTCCCGTTCATTTCAGGCGGGATCATCCTGGGCCTGGCCGCGCGGGCCATTTCACGTCGCAACGCAGCCGAGGAAGAGGCGCAGGATGCGCAAGCCAGCAAGGCGCCGGCGCAGAGCAAGCCGATGGGCGATATCCTTGATCTGGACGATGTGCATGTCGAATTCGCGCCCGACCTCGTGGCGATGGTGCTGGACCCGGGTATCGGACTGGACGCGCGGATCGCCAACATGCGTCGGCATGTGGCGTCTGCGTTCGGTATCATCCTGCCCGAGATCCGTTTGACGGATCAGCCCGAACTTGACGTCGGCATGTACCGCGTTCGAATCCAGGGTGTCGAACAGGCGACCGGCGCGCTGAACCCCGACATGGTCCTGGCGCTTCTGCCCGACAACCCCGATGCGCTGCCTCCGGGACATGACGTGACCGAACCCGTCTATGGTGCCCCGGCACGCTGGATTTCGCCGAAAAATCAGGATGATGCGGCGATGAGCGGGGCGACGATCGTCACGCCGCCGGAAATCCTGGCGACCCACCTGCTGGAGGTCATCAAGACGAACTTCGGCCGGTTGCTGACCCTGAAGGCCCTGCGCCGGATCCTGACCGAAATGACCCGGCTCAGCGATGCCGGGCGGAGCGAGGCGAACCGCAAGCTGATCGACGAGCTGGTTCCGGACAAGGTGCCGATGGATACGCTGCACGCGGTATTGCGGCTGCTCGTGGATGAACAGGTCTCGATCCGCAACATGCCCCTGATCCTTGAATCCATCGCCGAAGCGCGTCTGACCGTGACACAGCCGGAAGGCATCTGCGAACTGGTGCGCCAGCGCCTGGGCTTCCAACTGGTGGCGGAACTGCGCCGGTCCGACGGCACCATTCCCCTGGTCCAACTGGCCCCGGAGTGGGAAGATACCTTCTCTGCCCACCAGGTCGACACCGGGGCCGGGGGCGTCGACATCGCCCTGCCACCGGAACAGTTCAGCCGGCTTGCGGGCAATCTGGGCGCGCGTCTGAACGACGTGTCGGCCCGCGGAATCACGGCCGCGCTGGTCACGCCGGTCCGGCGGCGGCGTTTTCTGCGCACCGTCATGCAGGCGCACGGGTTGCATGCGCCAGTCCTGTCCTTCGAGGAAATCGGGCTGGAGGCGCGGCCGGCGCTTGTCGGCGTGGTCGCCGCATGA